One Candidatus Nitronauta litoralis genomic window, TTGTCAAATCTGGTCCTCCGCAACCACCAGAGGCCTTTTCGCGTATTGGCACGAATTTATGAGCAAGCGAAAATAAATGGGAACATCGGAGACTAAGAATATTCATTTCCGGCTTTATTGCCTGGTGTGGGTCCAGCTCTTTTTTCTGACTGGCGGTTGTGTCGCAAACTTTGCCCGGGCGGCCGACAAACGCCCAGCTTTTTCCTCTTCCCGTTATCAAGAAGATTACCGGTTTCTTCGTGATCCCTCCAGGCGTACAGATATATTTGATCCTCTCAAATATTTCCCGCTCAATGATTCTGAATCAATCGTTTTAACCTTGGGTGGTGAAACCCGGCAGCATTTCGAATTCATAGAAAATAACAATTGGGGTGCAGGTGCTCAGGATAATAACGGTTATTATCTGCAACGTTATTTGGGCCACGCTGATCTTCATCTTGGCAAAAGACTGCGGCTTTTTGGGCAAGTAATGAGTGGCATTTTGTCGGGGCGGAGGGGAGGTCCCCGCGGTGTAGATAAAGATCCTTTTGATCTCAATCAAGGATTTGTCGATCTCGATTTGTTGTCGGATACTCAACAGGCCTTAACAGTACGCGCCGGACGGCAGGAAATTATTTTCGGTAGCCGCCGTTTTTTTAACTATCGTGAACGACCGAACATGCGCCTCAGCCACGATGCTGTGATGGGTATTTTTAATAGTGGCAAGTGGGATATACGAGCCTTTGGGGCCCGTCCGGTAAATCTTTCGCCGGATTACTTTGATAACCAGTCGAGCAATAACAATACAGTCTGGGGGTTATATGCAGTGCGTGACAAATTACCATTGTCCATCCCAGTCAGCATGGATGTTTATTATCTGGGTTTGAATGGTTTCTCTACTTACGATCAGGGCACAGCAGAGGAATTAAGGCATGTCATTGGAACCCGGCTGTGGGGGCAGTGGAAAGCAATCGATTACAATTTCGAGTTCATGTACCAGTTTGGTACTTTCGGTGCCCGCGATATCCAGGCTTACGTTCTTGCCTCGGATACGGGGTATACGGTGCGTTTTAACGGGTCGCGCAAAGTACGTTTGAGCCTTCGAGCCGATTTGTATTCGGGAGATAAAAATCCGGCAGACGGTACTTTGAATTCATTCAATCCTTTCTTTCCCAAGGGCAAGCACATCAGTCAGCTTGCTGCTACCGGCCTAATCAATCAACGTGACCTGCATCCCCGCATTACCATGACGCTAACCGAGCATTGGTCATTCACCACCAGCGCCGAATTCATCTGGCGCGATAGTCTCAACGATGGCATTTATTCCATCGGAAACGGGTTGTTGGTTTCGGGCCGAACCAGTCGCGCCCGTTACGTTGGGACCCAGCCAGAGATGGAGGTCAAATACACTTTTAATCGACATGTCGATCTGAAAGGAATCTTTGTTCACTTTATAGCGGGAGAGTTCTTGAAACAAACCACTCCAGGTAAAAACATAACTTACCTGGGTTCCATGCTCACCTTTCGCTTTTAAATTTAAGCCGGGGCTGGGAGACGGGTTTTCTGGAAGAGTGGGGCACTGCATAAAGTTCAATGAGTTTTTGGAAAGAAAAACCGGGCTAATCAGCTCATCATTATTTTTGAGAAGGAGGACGACAATGAATCCAAATGAGGCGCTTGACATTCTGCGGGAAGGGAACGAGCGTTACTTGAATGGCAATACTCATAAACACGATTTTCAGGCAAGTCGGATTAAGCTGAATAAGCAACGGCCAATCGCCGCAGTGCTTAGCTGCTCGGATTCCCGGGTCGTACCACAGTTTGTATTTGATCAGGACTCTGGCAAACTATTTGTCGTGCGCGTTGCGGGTAATATTGCTACGGCTTACGGGATCGCGTCACTTGAGTATGCTGTCGAATATCTCAGCACTCCTCTGATCTATGTTCTCGGGCACACTTACTGTGGCGCAGTGGATGCGGCGATTAAAGTGGTGAAGAATGATGCGAAATTTCCGGGGGAACTGCCAGGGTTGTTCACACCCATGGTTCGTGCAGTGCATATCACTGAATCTAAAACCGGCAACTTGCTGACGAACGCTGTGCAAGAAAACGTGCGTTTGACCATCGATCACCTGATGAAATCCAGTGAAATCATTCGGACACGAGCGCAATCGGGCAAGCTCCAGATCGTTGGTGGGCTTTACGAACTTTCCAGCGGTAAGATTTCTCTGGTGTCGTGAATGACCGCTTCTGCATTGTAGGCAAACTTTCCGGATTAACTCATCTTTTTAAAGTCGACGATGATCTGTTTCGTACTTTAATGCTTTAACGCCTTGATGCTCACTTTATAAGAAGTAAATAGTTATTTCCAGATTGCTTGGAATCGATGCCAAACCTGTTCCAGTACTCTTTGTTCATCCAGAATAAATTGCTGATCTTCTTATTGAACATCTTCAATCTTGCAAGAGTCATTTGCTTTCCGATTGCAAATTTATCATTTTTCGAATTGTTCTTTCCAGGAAGTCTACAGAGTGTTCTGCTAGTAGACGTTGCCCATCCTCATTGAAATGAATGTCCTGGGGCACGTAGTGAGAATGTAATTCCTCTCGAGACATTCTAAAAAATATCGGGTTGGGGTCGATCACTCCAATCTTGTTTGCCTCTAAAAACTCATTAAATTCTTTGACAGGAAGGTCGTGACGCTCCATATATTGGGTCTCTCCCAAAAAGTGCATGACGATTAATTTACCCTCATCTTCCTCCACCTCCTGTTTGATTTTAAGGATTAGTTTTTTGACGAGATTCCAGGCATCAGAATCAAAAAACCAGGGGTCGTCTAGAGAAGTTGGCTCGTTTATCAGCGGAGTGGACCGTGGTGTGATACCGTCGAGTGCCGGATACTTTTTTAATAATTGATTGTTGATTCTGGGGTTTTCAACTGATTGAGATAGGGCCGGTGTCTCTGTTTCATTTTTTTGGGTCGGTCGTTGTCGCCATTCAGGTCCAAACCACTGGTGAAAACGGCGCTCCAGCAGGTGGTAACGGGTGTGGGTGAACTGATAAAGGGCCACATTATTCCAGAGCCATTGGTTGAACCTTTTTCTTAAGACCTGGACTTTCTCCTTAAACGACTGCGTCGGGTATTCCTCCTTTAAAGGATTGGGGCCCCCACGTTTTAATTCAGAAAAAGAGTTGTCGAGGTCGTTTCCCCAGTAAAAAACAAGCAGGGTAAGGTCTGGCTTATAGTGACGTGCTCTTAAGTGATAGGTTTGAAGTTCTTTCCAGGTGCCGATCCCATTGACTCCAAAGTTTATAAATTCAATTGGTTGATTCAGTCGTTGAGTCAATTTATTTTCCAGGACGGCGTGAAATTCAAAACCATCTTTTACTATTTCACCCGCTACAAATGAATCGCCAAGAACCGCTACCCGGAATGTATTGGGTGGAGGGGGTTTTTCATATTCCTTGTCCAATAGTCCATCAGAATTGGACCTGATAGTTTCGCCATTTTTGTCCTTGATCGCGACAATATTGGGACAATACTGGTTGTCTAACACAGGGTAGTGACATTTGTAACGAATTTGTCTGAGTCCAACGGTTAGTCGGAGAATACCCTCAAGCCCTGCAAGAAAAAACAAAATAGGGATCAGGATGAAAACAGTTTTTTTCTTTAGGGACAGGGGCTTGCTTTTTTCAGAGCTAGGTTTTGGAGTGGGCATATTCGGGGCAGGTTGGGGAGGGAAACTGGGATTGTGGCTGTATTTTAAAAAACCGAATCGATTTTTTGAGCCATCTGCACATCAGCGAGTGTTACTCCGGCCACAGTATGTGTCCAGTAGCGAACGGTGATGCGTTTATAATTAATCAAAATATCCGGATGGTGATTGTTGTCTTCAGCCAAACGCGCGACCTTCCCAACAAAATCGATTCCTTCCATAAAAGAAGGCGCGTGATGGACCCTGTAAATAAATGGAATCCCTTTCTCGTTATTATCCCGCTTCCATTCCGGAGCCATTTCCTTGAGGCATGATTCCAGTTCCTCGTCAGTTAGTGCTTTTTTTTCCACCATTTTATTATTTTATCCTTCTCTTTATGGTTTATTATATTTTTCGAAACGGGTGGTAGTTCAAAAACTTATTATAAAAGATTATGGCGGAAAAACTCACCTCACAAGAAGTTTCTTTTTTGATGCAGGCCTTGAAAGAGGTCGAGATGTTTACTTTTTTAACCGTTGCCGAAATGGATACGCTGATTGGTCAAATGCATAAGGTGGTTATTCCTAAAGGGAAAGTGATATTTAGTGAAGGTGACGAGGGCACAGCCATGTTTATTGTTTTTAAAGGACGAGTGCAGATTGCGCTAAAAAAATGGTTTGGACGGAAACATGAGATCACTCAGCTTAAACCGGGGGAGATTTTCGGGGAAATGTCGCTTGCTACTTTTCGACCCAGGATGGCCTCCGCCGTGGCCCTGGAAAAGTCGGAATGTTTTGTTTTGTTTAAATCCAGCTTTCAGTTTGCAATTGCCAATAATCCGGCTTTTATCGTGCACTTGAAGGAATTGATAGACCGTCGCGGTCTTGAAAACCGAAAAATCTAGTTTTATCCCTCCTTATCTCTCAAAGCTCGGTCCAGTTTCCGTCTCAAGGTAATTTCATGGACCTTGTAGACAAAACTTTCCTTCCCCTCAATTAACAGAACCGGGATGCGCTCGCTGTATTTTTCCATAAGCTCAGGACTTTTCTCTATATCTGATAATTTCAATTCAGCGGGATAATTTTTTATGACCTGATCAATCACTTTCTTTGCAATATCGCAAAGAGGGCAGTCACCTTTGGTCATTAGTTCAAGAGAAAGCATAAGACTACATGCTGTGAGTCATGGTGGTGACGGAACCCCAGATGATGAGTCCGATAAAAAATAAGACCGTAAAAATTAGCAGGGAGGTAGCAATGGGGCGTTTTTTCCAATGAGTTTCCGGAGATCGATCAACAAATGGAACAGCCGCTAGTATTAAAAGGAACACGGGTGGGGCCACAATCAAAAAGGGAACCCAAAGGTTTTCCAAAGCATAGATCCAGACAAATTGCCAGGGAGGTTTGGTCACTTCCATGCCCATGACAGGCTCTTCACCCAGAGGCGGCATGAACAGGAGTGCCAGCAGGCAGATAAGAGTAAATGCTCCCACTCCAGAGCGTTTCAGGTAGGCAAGGTGTTTGTAAAACGGAATAGTTTTTCCCTCACCTTCTTTTTGGCCGGGTTTAGGAGACAGCTTGTGATGTTTGATGTAAAAAATATGGAGACCGATAAACGCTCCACTGATGAGAGGCAAAAGCGAAATATGCCACATGTAGATGCGCGAGAGGAGTGGAACACCCTGCGCAAACCCTTCTGTCAAAGGCGTTCCCAATGGGCCAAACTTGTCAATTGTCCACAGGAAATGAGCCAATGCTTCATAAGCTTCCTGATCCCACTTGAGCACGGTTCCGGTGAACAGAAGACCAGACATTAAGATCAATAAAACAACACCGATCAGCCAGTTGATCTCCCGTGGTTTTTTGTATCCCGCCGTGAGGAACACCCGAATCATGTGGAGCACCATGGTGACAGACAGTAAATCCGCCGCCCAGAAATGGACCCCGCGCAGGAACCAGCCGAGGTATACCTGATCGACCAGATAATGGACACTGGCGTTAGCGCGCTCAGGTGTTGGAACAAAAAACTGGGACAGGAGGAAACCGCTGAGAACTAATACAACAAAGGCACCCAGCGTGATCCCGCCAAGAGAATAAAGCAGAGTGTTGGAATGGTCCGGTACTTCGTATTCGATAGCATCGAAGCCGAGGCGATCTTTAATAGTCTGAATGAGGCCGTTGGCCATAATTACCCTGCCTGCAGAGGTGCGTTATTTTTCAAAGGGGCGTATCAGGGTCAGCAATCCGAACGTGAGGCCCACAAAGACAGTCAGCCCAACTGCCACGCCGTGCCCCGGTGCATCGGATGAAACACTTTCAAAAGATGTCGGTTCAACGTGCTGTTCATGAGATGCCATTGAGTGGCTTTCATCATGTCGGGTTGAGGAATCTACTGGTTCCATTTCGACCAGAGGGTCTTCAAATAATCCAGGTTCAGTGGAAGACAACATGTCTTCATGACCAGAGTGGTCCTCCGCAGCATGATCAGTTTCAATGCCGTAGGTTCCTTGGCCTTCCATTTCTTCTGGATCAATTTCCATGTTGCCATAAGTGGAGGGCTCTTCGAGACCAGCTTCTACTGAAGCCTCAGGAGAATGCCCGTCGTGGTTCCTATCAGTGTTTTCCTGAGTGACCTCTGGCATTGAAGGAGAGGAAGTAGCCGGTCCATGTCCGCCACCGTGTGACCAGGCACTTCCGGACATTAATAAAAAAGCCAGGAGAGTGGCGATGATCATTGCCTGTAATCTAGATTTCTTCATTGATCAACATTTCAAAAGACTGGATTATTTCATCCGTTGCCCAGTCACGGGGACCCACCGCCTTATGGCGGATGATTCCCTGCTGGTCCACGATAAAGGTTTCAGGAACGCCGGTTGTTTTATAACTTTTTTTAGCGACCTCTTCCTTCGGGTCAAGCAGGACCGGGAAATTCAGGTTGTATTTTTCCATAAACGCTGGGATTTTTTCAGGATCCTTGTCCACGCTGATGGTCAACATTTCGAACCCTTTGCCCTTAAACTTGTCGTAAAGTTTCTGCATGGAGGGCATCTCAACCTCGCAGGTGGCACACCAGGTGGCCCAGAAATTGATGAACACCACCTTTCCCCGATAGTCAGATAACTTCACTTTACTACCATGCAATGTGGATAGTTCAAATGACGGAGAGATAAAGGCTTCTTCCGGAAACTCCGTCATTCCAGGTTCGGGGTCAACCCGCTGGACAAACTGAACGAACACCCACATCATGGAAATTGCCAGCAGGGCGTAGGGAATAAAAATCGAAACAGGTTTTTCTTCTATTGCGTAATCCATAGTCAAATCAGGTTTTGTGACCCCGGTAAGGACGATAGAACTTTTCATCCATCTCCGCGACGATGTCGTCCAGGCTCAATTTCTCCTTGTAAAGTTCATAAGCGTAGATCACTTCACCCATGCAGATTCCGCATTTGGAACCGTGTGTGTTGGTGAAGCAGGTCAACAGTGTTTTGTGTCCGTGGTCGCGTTTACAGTAGCAGTAACAGAACTGGCTGTCGATCACTTTCGGGATTTCGGCGGCCATTTTATAGGCTATGGCCGCTTTGCCACTGAACATTTTGTGGCTGAGAATCGGTCGGGTTTCCAACAGTTTTCCAGTTGCCGGTGCAGGTGGACCCCCGGATCTCTTTCTTCTCTTTCCAGAAAGGAGAGTGAATCCCGCCACCGCCAGAGCAACAGCACCCAGTGAAACCGAAGCGGTTTTAATTTTTTTACTTTTTGCCGAAGCCTTACCGGTCTCGGATTTTTTGGATTTCTTTTTGGCCATGGTTGTGTTTTTTGGCAGGTTTGATATGTCCAGGCGAAATGCCTGCTTAAAGTTATTATATCTGGCGCTTGAAGGCCATTGCAAGGAGGGAAACTATCAACCTGTCATCGCCTGGACGGGTACCACCGGCTCAGAATGCGAGGAGAACATCCCAGAAGGAAAGCTCCTGCAATGAGTGTGTTGCGCAGGGTGCAGAAAAAGACACCGTCATAATCCCAGCGTCGGGAGGAAGTGTTGGCTTTGTGTCGGAGTATGGAGACTTTTCCCTGAGATTTCAGCCTCTTGTAGAAATCGAGGTCCTCGCAGATTGGAAGCGGCTGAAATCCGTTCAACTTGTTAAAAGTTTCAACGGTCACAAAAATAGCCTGGTCGCCATAGGCCATATTGAAAGTTCTGGCACGGAAATTGGCAAAATGGGAAATAAGCCGAAGGGACTTTTGCGGGGACGAAATATTGAGGCTGTATGCTCCCCCTACCAGTGTTCCTTCACTCATTATAGACTTCATCTTACAATAACCAGCCCGGTCGAGAATAGTGTCTGCGTGCAGAAACAGGAGGATATCCCCTTGGGCCTTTTGGGCTCCGCTGTTCATCTGACACCCGCGCCCTGGAGGACCTTCAACCCAATGGATTGGGTACCGGTGGGCTATTTTCCGTGTATTGTCGGTACTGCCTCCGTCTGAAATAATAATTTCATCCGGTTCAAGTGAAACCAGGTGGTCCAGTGTGCTGGACAGGCTGCTTTCTTCATTCAACGTGGGAATGATGACCGATACTTTCAAGGATTTGATCCGGTAACGCCCTTTTGGGGGGAGTGGAAGGTCGCTGCAAAAGTTAAGCATAAATTGGCAAATCGATCAAATTATTAAAGTAGATTATTATGTATGGTGGTAATTTGATTTTGGTAGATAAAAATGGTTTATAATAAGCCGTACCCCTGCCCACAGTTTCGTGGCTTTTTTCAAAATTACATACAATGCTAGCTCACTTCATCGACTCAAAACCTTTTCAGTGTGGTTATTTTAATGACCGCTATTCCGTCTTCGAGGAATATTTACTTGAAGATCTGTCCGAGGTGGAGTTTGAATACCTTCTGGTTCACGGGATGAGGCATTTTGGGGAATATTTTTTTCGACCGAATTGTGGGGCCTGCCATGCGTGTGTTCCCATCCGGGTTCGGACTTATGACTACAAAATAAACCGGAGTCAGAAAAGGGCAGTTGCGGCTTGTAAAGATGTCCAAATCAGAATTGGAGCCCCTCGATTCACACCTGAAAAATTCGACTTGTATCTTGCCCACAAAACACGTTTTAAATCCCTTCAGGATGATGTCGAGGATTTACAAAATTTTAAGTTGTCATTTTATGGAAAGGGTTCTTTCGGGGTGGAATTCGAATATTATCTGGACGGCAAACTCATCGGTGCGGCTCTGGGTGATGTGACCCGTAAAACATTTTCTTGTATCTATACATTTTACCAGCCGGATCTTGAAAAGCTGCCTATCGGTACGTTTAGTGTGGTCAAGCAGATCGAGTATTCGCTTGGGCGTGGAATTCCTTATACTTATCTCGGTTATTATATTGCCCAGAATCAATCGCTATCCTATAAAGCCAACTTTCGACCCAGCGAACTATACATCGACCATGAGTGGCGACCGTTCAGGAATGCTGCCGGAGATTTCCTGGTCCCCGAAGACAAGATTGCCTGGAAAAATACGGATACATTGGTAAAGGCTACTTCCCGCCGAAGTATTTAAACGCCTTCCGTCCGGAATAACTGGCAGGTATCAGATAACTTCAAAGAAGAACAGAAAAATCCAGATCACAAGGCAGACGTTGAAGATAACCCCTGCGTGGAACAGGACGTTAAACAGTTTCCCATATCCATATTTATATGTTTCCTTGCCATCATCCATGGCGTTTTCTCCTAATCCATTACCAGCGTTTTGAGCCGTTTGGCGAGATCTGACCCTCTGATTTTTTTTCTAACTGGACGTTCAATTAAATTGAGGCTCATATAGAGTCGCTCCAGATTGTCGAAGGTCGATGAGGCGATCATGGCCTCACCTGCCTCATCCCGTATTTCATTGCGCCAGATGCTAAGAACCCGCAATGTTTTCAGACTGTCAGATTTGGCGAGTGCCAGTGCGCCAACATTTCCTATGTGGTTGGAGCATAAATAGAGACGCTCAAGTCCTAAAAGTGTTTTGGTGTTTGACAGGGCTATCACCCCTCCATCTCCCATTCCCGTACTATCAAGGTGGAGGGCCTTCAGGTTGGGGAAATTGTTCGACTGAGACAATGTGAGAACTCCATCTGCCCCAATGGGGTTGGAATCCAGAAACAATTCTTCCAGTTTTTGAAAATACGGGGAGTTTGCCAGCGCTTTGGCTCCCTTGGGGCCAATGCTATTACCTTCAAGCATTAAACACCTGATAGAACCCATCAGAGGAGAATTGGCTAATGTTTCTGCACCGGCATCTCCTATGAGGTTGTTGTTCAAATACAAAGAATGCAGATTCCCTCCCAGTTTTTCGAGAGGAATGAGGGTGTCATCGGTTAGCTCATTATTGCCAAGGTAAAGCTTTTGCACCTGCGTGAAACATTCTATTTCACGCAATTGCTCAAGCTCCTTAACACCTATCGCCTGGTTTTCGAGGTCCAGGAGAGTCTGGCCGTTGGCCAGTTGGTCTTGTACGCGTTGCTCAAATGTTGTATCGGTAGCGTTTTCCACAGTTTATTTTTTGAAGTTGAATTAGGGCCAATGTATCGGATTTACAGCCGAAGATCAATGCGAGTGTTGGATTACGCAGGGTCGCGGGATAAACCTCGGATATACTGTACCAGCGAATTGACCTGAGAGCCCGTAAGGCGCGGATAAGCGGGCATGACTTTGCCTTTTCCGTTCCGGATTGCCTGAGCAATAGCCTGGTCACTCTTTGAGTTCATAATCGACGGATTTGTGAAATCGGGTGGCGAAGCCGCCAATCCCTCTGCCAGAAACCCATTCCCAGCCCCCTGATGCCCATGACATACCGTGCATTGTACATCGACAAACAGGAGTTCGCCTTCGGTGTCAGGCAAAGCCTCAGGTAAATTTCCATAACTTTTTACTGATGCCGTATTAGGAACTGCGCAACCTGACATGATGGCGAAAACAATCAAAAAGGAAAATGAACGAAACATATGAGTTCCCCCAACAATTGATAAACGGAATATGTGACTTTCCTACAATTGATTATATGACGGTTAATCAAGACTTGCAGATAATTTTGAGGTCTAAAGGTGTATTTGTATGCAATTCAATAATCAGTGAAAAGTAAAAGCGTTAAGGGTTTTGGAATCTACATGGATCCCCAGCCCGGGCTTTTGGCCTGCTTTTGATGCATTCAGATTTCCCTTGGTACCAAACATGAGGGGGGAGGGGGTGATGTCGTATTCCAGAAGGTGGGTCCCAAAGGCCCCTTCCTGTGCAACGATATTATCCCGAAAGGCACTGCAAAGGGTAAGCGCTGCCCGGGTCAGTAAACTGGTTTCCCCCACCTGGGCTCCAACAATCACAGGAATATTTAAACGTTTAGCTTCCTGGATGATTTCCAGAGAACGCAGGATTCCTCCCATTTTAGAAACCCGAATGTTGAGGATAAATTTTACTGGAACCTCTTGTAGTTCATCGAATTGAGATAACCTGCAAAAACTTTCATCCAGAATTATTGGCAGTTTCAATGCCGCAAAGATATTTTTGTGACCCTTAAAATCATTTTTTGAAATGGGTTCTTCAATGGCAAAAAAGGAAGGTTCCAAACTTTCCATGTATTGAATGCAATCCTCTGGCTGGTCCCATACATTATTGGCATCCAGACGGATTTTTGATGGATCATTGATAAAAGAAGTTGAAAGTTCAATTCGTTCCTTGTCTTCCTCAAGTTTTCCCGAGATTTTTATTTTGAAATCAGTAAATCCGATTTCCAGATACCGCTGCAGTTGTTTTTTAAAGGACGGCAGGCTGTTCAAACCCATCACCGCTGTGTATTTGAATGAACCGCAGATTTCAGGCAGCGATAGCAAGTCCTCAACAGAAACATTTCTTTCTCTTGCAATAAGATCGAGTATGGCCATTTCTATTGAGCACCATGCGGCTGGGTTTGAATCGATGGTTGATCGGTTTTGCGCAACCCATTCCCGCAGTTGATTGAGGCCATGGAGTTGTGGAAAATCAGGCTTATGTTTTTCAAAGAATTGGAGGCAGCTTTCCTGGGATTCACCTGTGACATAGGAGCGGGGACAGCCTTCTCCGTAACCCATTTTTCCTGATTCTGATTCCGCTATTGCGATCACCGATTCTGTTTCCAGTCTTGTGGCCGAGGCGTGCTTGAATGCTGTTCTAAAGGGGATAGAAAGTTTTCTTAAAGTGAGGTCTTTGATCTTCATGTGGAAGAAATAATGTAGGGCTCGAAATCAAAGTTACAATCCGTCAGGTATTGGAGATAAATAGTTTTGTATTGAGACTCCCTCTGTCCTCCGGCGATGGCTTGTTGCTTGTAAGCTTC contains:
- a CDS encoding alginate export family protein, encoding MGTSETKNIHFRLYCLVWVQLFFLTGGCVANFARAADKRPAFSSSRYQEDYRFLRDPSRRTDIFDPLKYFPLNDSESIVLTLGGETRQHFEFIENNNWGAGAQDNNGYYLQRYLGHADLHLGKRLRLFGQVMSGILSGRRGGPRGVDKDPFDLNQGFVDLDLLSDTQQALTVRAGRQEIIFGSRRFFNYRERPNMRLSHDAVMGIFNSGKWDIRAFGARPVNLSPDYFDNQSSNNNTVWGLYAVRDKLPLSIPVSMDVYYLGLNGFSTYDQGTAEELRHVIGTRLWGQWKAIDYNFEFMYQFGTFGARDIQAYVLASDTGYTVRFNGSRKVRLSLRADLYSGDKNPADGTLNSFNPFFPKGKHISQLAATGLINQRDLHPRITMTLTEHWSFTTSAEFIWRDSLNDGIYSIGNGLLVSGRTSRARYVGTQPEMEVKYTFNRHVDLKGIFVHFIAGEFLKQTTPGKNITYLGSMLTFRF
- a CDS encoding cyclic nucleotide-binding domain-containing protein is translated as MAEKLTSQEVSFLMQALKEVEMFTFLTVAEMDTLIGQMHKVVIPKGKVIFSEGDEGTAMFIVFKGRVQIALKKWFGRKHEITQLKPGEIFGEMSLATFRPRMASAVALEKSECFVLFKSSFQFAIANNPAFIVHLKELIDRRGLENRKI
- a CDS encoding glutaredoxin family protein, with product MLSLELMTKGDCPLCDIAKKVIDQVIKNYPAELKLSDIEKSPELMEKYSERIPVLLIEGKESFVYKVHEITLRRKLDRALRDKEG
- a CDS encoding SGNH/GDSL hydrolase family protein, translating into MPTPKPSSEKSKPLSLKKKTVFILIPILFFLAGLEGILRLTVGLRQIRYKCHYPVLDNQYCPNIVAIKDKNGETIRSNSDGLLDKEYEKPPPPNTFRVAVLGDSFVAGEIVKDGFEFHAVLENKLTQRLNQPIEFINFGVNGIGTWKELQTYHLRARHYKPDLTLLVFYWGNDLDNSFSELKRGGPNPLKEEYPTQSFKEKVQVLRKRFNQWLWNNVALYQFTHTRYHLLERRFHQWFGPEWRQRPTQKNETETPALSQSVENPRINNQLLKKYPALDGITPRSTPLINEPTSLDDPWFFDSDAWNLVKKLILKIKQEVEEDEGKLIVMHFLGETQYMERHDLPVKEFNEFLEANKIGVIDPNPIFFRMSREELHSHYVPQDIHFNEDGQRLLAEHSVDFLERTIRKMINLQSESK
- a CDS encoding c-type cytochrome, coding for MFRSFSFLIVFAIMSGCAVPNTASVKSYGNLPEALPDTEGELLFVDVQCTVCHGHQGAGNGFLAEGLAASPPDFTNPSIMNSKSDQAIAQAIRNGKGKVMPAYPRLTGSQVNSLVQYIRGLSRDPA
- a CDS encoding cytochrome bc complex cytochrome b subunit translates to MANGLIQTIKDRLGFDAIEYEVPDHSNTLLYSLGGITLGAFVVLVLSGFLLSQFFVPTPERANASVHYLVDQVYLGWFLRGVHFWAADLLSVTMVLHMIRVFLTAGYKKPREINWLIGVVLLILMSGLLFTGTVLKWDQEAYEALAHFLWTIDKFGPLGTPLTEGFAQGVPLLSRIYMWHISLLPLISGAFIGLHIFYIKHHKLSPKPGQKEGEGKTIPFYKHLAYLKRSGVGAFTLICLLALLFMPPLGEEPVMGMEVTKPPWQFVWIYALENLWVPFLIVAPPVFLLILAAVPFVDRSPETHWKKRPIATSLLIFTVLFFIGLIIWGSVTTMTHSM
- a CDS encoding 4a-hydroxytetrahydrobiopterin dehydratase; translation: MVEKKALTDEELESCLKEMAPEWKRDNNEKGIPFIYRVHHAPSFMEGIDFVGKVARLAEDNNHHPDILINYKRITVRYWTHTVAGVTLADVQMAQKIDSVF
- a CDS encoding glycosyltransferase family 2 protein, translating into MKVSVIIPTLNEESSLSSTLDHLVSLEPDEIIISDGGSTDNTRKIAHRYPIHWVEGPPGRGCQMNSGAQKAQGDILLFLHADTILDRAGYCKMKSIMSEGTLVGGAYSLNISSPQKSLRLISHFANFRARTFNMAYGDQAIFVTVETFNKLNGFQPLPICEDLDFYKRLKSQGKVSILRHKANTSSRRWDYDGVFFCTLRNTLIAGAFLLGCSPRILSRWYPSRR
- a CDS encoding arginyltransferase; this encodes MLAHFIDSKPFQCGYFNDRYSVFEEYLLEDLSEVEFEYLLVHGMRHFGEYFFRPNCGACHACVPIRVRTYDYKINRSQKRAVAACKDVQIRIGAPRFTPEKFDLYLAHKTRFKSLQDDVEDLQNFKLSFYGKGSFGVEFEYYLDGKLIGAALGDVTRKTFSCIYTFYQPDLEKLPIGTFSVVKQIEYSLGRGIPYTYLGYYIAQNQSLSYKANFRPSELYIDHEWRPFRNAAGDFLVPEDKIAWKNTDTLVKATSRRSI
- a CDS encoding TlpA family protein disulfide reductase, producing the protein MDYAIEEKPVSIFIPYALLAISMMWVFVQFVQRVDPEPGMTEFPEEAFISPSFELSTLHGSKVKLSDYRGKVVFINFWATWCATCEVEMPSMQKLYDKFKGKGFEMLTISVDKDPEKIPAFMEKYNLNFPVLLDPKEEVAKKSYKTTGVPETFIVDQQGIIRHKAVGPRDWATDEIIQSFEMLINEEI